The following proteins are encoded in a genomic region of Candidatus Leptovillus gracilis:
- the thpR gene encoding RNA 2',3'-cyclic phosphodiesterase, with protein MAMIRAFVAVQLPAEVRTELGLMVDVLAGQTAERSVRWVKPELIHLTLRFLGDTAVANLPGITIALDRAGQQAAPFSLRLGSLGCFPNPQRPRVIWVGLDGDKQPLLALKQAVDTALQPLGWAVETRPFQAHLTLGRVNDGRQATGLHWRTEVRPLAVPVTAVHLIESQLQRGGPVYTVRHSSHLLG; from the coding sequence ATGGCGATGATACGCGCATTTGTGGCGGTGCAGCTGCCCGCCGAGGTTCGGACAGAGTTGGGGCTGATGGTTGATGTGTTGGCCGGGCAAACAGCAGAACGCAGCGTTCGCTGGGTGAAGCCGGAGCTGATACACCTGACGCTGCGCTTTTTGGGCGATACGGCCGTCGCCAACCTACCGGGTATCACCATCGCCTTGGACAGGGCCGGCCAGCAGGCTGCGCCTTTTTCACTGCGGCTGGGCAGTCTGGGCTGTTTCCCTAACCCACAGCGGCCACGGGTGATTTGGGTAGGGCTGGATGGGGACAAACAACCGCTGTTGGCATTGAAGCAGGCCGTAGACACGGCGTTGCAGCCGTTGGGCTGGGCAGTGGAGACACGGCCGTTTCAGGCCCACCTTACTCTGGGGCGAGTCAATGACGGCCGTCAGGCGACCGGTTTGCATTGGCGTACAGAGGTGCGGCCGTTGGCGGTTCCGGTAACGGCCGTACATCTCATCGAAAGTCAGTTGCAGCGTGGCGGGCCGGTTTACACGGTACGCCACAGCAGCCATTTGCTGGGGTGA